In the Alkaliphilus oremlandii OhILAs genome, one interval contains:
- a CDS encoding vWA domain-containing protein, translating into MFGEEGLIEEAKKHCEEFLQREQRSLATFTRDSSLIYMPEEKLERFVLNSSNGVLYLPLASFLNKNLDENQIMWHIYYELALYSDWKKQARKYLNRRKDWQKEIDHMSNYILLKIRKDGLEGDPAYSPSMISNYVKKEILDFLYLFDKYVSFLRVLQICPIYRDDENFKKILLYMKQTGRSKEAITKVPRHRGFINGFITIELYKEEPEIEGAIENPFHKKIFNRPFYEFVRYELIRQINQEKGIVERDPFLRSFVFPTFEKLWKQEIDEMEFHRSTEQKEEKCQESNGIFEQPKAEEIQDSLESTQEEVEKILEEIADQEENIIAHMESIMEGKINLEPYGVSQADQELFQFYSNKMKKEREEMKRFWKKLIGDASKEINIKKYNQVKGKLDIDNLIHSYPDFLEAEKKGNYKNLPIFNRYLLESQTNVLPEKIEISFVIDNSGSMNERKIDATRKALAVTLLSIDDFNRYLEKNIEKLKQKIEVQTETWFFGSRCYNVKEFNYRSSAEKEKSDIIRSIVRLDGNDGATDDGACLKEISNTITPKQENRLKKGKQIKIVFQITDGASSFPGMAKEAVEELLSKNVMVYGFQIGKNNEANEKVFKFVWREGYKEPHGIILGEEVEKLPKELLKAVGQNIKTVFNK; encoded by the coding sequence ATGTTTGGTGAAGAAGGTTTAATTGAGGAAGCTAAAAAACACTGTGAAGAGTTTTTACAGAGAGAGCAAAGATCCCTTGCTACCTTTACCAGAGATTCTAGTTTAATATATATGCCAGAGGAAAAGTTAGAAAGGTTTGTATTGAATTCTTCGAATGGCGTTTTATATCTGCCGTTGGCAAGTTTTTTAAATAAAAATTTAGATGAAAATCAAATTATGTGGCATATATACTATGAATTGGCCTTATATTCTGATTGGAAGAAACAAGCCAGAAAATATTTAAACAGGCGGAAGGACTGGCAGAAAGAAATCGATCATATGTCCAATTATATTTTATTAAAAATAAGAAAAGATGGACTGGAGGGAGACCCAGCATATAGCCCTAGTATGATATCAAATTATGTAAAAAAGGAAATTTTAGACTTTTTATATTTATTCGATAAGTATGTATCCTTTCTGAGAGTTTTGCAGATATGTCCTATATATAGGGATGATGAAAACTTTAAAAAGATTCTTTTATATATGAAGCAAACAGGAAGAAGCAAAGAGGCTATTACTAAAGTGCCTAGACATAGGGGTTTTATCAATGGTTTTATAACGATTGAGCTGTACAAGGAAGAACCTGAAATAGAAGGAGCTATTGAAAATCCCTTCCATAAGAAAATTTTTAATCGGCCTTTTTACGAATTTGTTCGCTATGAGTTAATTAGACAGATAAATCAGGAGAAAGGAATTGTTGAGAGAGATCCATTTCTCCGCTCTTTTGTATTTCCCACATTTGAGAAGCTGTGGAAACAAGAAATTGATGAAATGGAATTTCACAGGTCAACAGAACAAAAAGAAGAGAAGTGTCAAGAAAGCAATGGGATCTTTGAACAACCTAAGGCAGAGGAAATACAAGATTCACTGGAATCAACCCAAGAAGAGGTTGAAAAGATTTTAGAAGAAATAGCAGATCAAGAAGAAAATATAATAGCCCATATGGAAAGTATTATGGAAGGCAAGATAAATCTAGAGCCCTATGGAGTAAGTCAGGCGGATCAAGAACTCTTTCAATTTTACTCAAATAAAATGAAGAAAGAAAGAGAGGAAATGAAGAGGTTTTGGAAAAAACTAATAGGGGATGCAAGTAAAGAAATAAATATAAAAAAGTACAATCAAGTAAAAGGGAAACTGGATATAGATAATTTGATACATTCGTATCCAGATTTCCTAGAGGCTGAGAAAAAAGGGAACTACAAGAACCTTCCAATTTTTAATAGATATCTGCTGGAATCTCAAACAAACGTATTACCAGAGAAAATAGAAATTTCTTTTGTTATAGATAATTCAGGCTCAATGAATGAAAGAAAAATAGATGCCACAAGAAAGGCCCTAGCAGTAACACTGTTATCCATAGATGATTTTAATAGGTATTTGGAAAAAAACATAGAAAAACTAAAACAAAAAATAGAGGTTCAAACAGAAACTTGGTTTTTTGGCAGCAGATGTTATAATGTTAAGGAATTTAATTATAGAAGTTCAGCGGAAAAAGAAAAAAGTGATATAATTCGTTCAATTGTACGCTTAGATGGAAACGATGGTGCAACAGATGATGGAGCCTGCTTAAAAGAAATATCCAATACCATCACACCAAAACAGGAAAATAGACTTAAAAAAGGAAAGCAAATAAAGATAGTTTTTCAAATTACAGATGGTGCATCCAGTTTTCCGGGGATGGCAAAGGAGGCTGTAGAAGAATTATTATCTAAGAATGTTATGGTATATGGATTCCAAATAGGAAAGAACAACGAAGCAAATGAAAAGGTATTTAAATTTGTATGGAGGGAAGGGTATAAAGAGCCCCATGGAATCATCCTTGGTGAAGAGGTAGAAAAGTTACCAAAAGAACTATTGAAGGCAGTAGGTCAGAATATAAAAACTGTTTTTAACAAATGA
- a CDS encoding Vat family streptogramin A O-acetyltransferase translates to MGPDKSKLYPNENIRTVCFISNLPKRANVEIGEYTYYSDNKKSPEKFYDRIEHHYEFLGDKLIIGKFCAIAEGVKFIMNGANHRMDGITTYPFNIFGSGWEKVTPTIEQLPFKGNTVIGNDVWIGQNVTIMPGVKIGDGAIIAANSTIVKNVEPYTIHGGNPAKFIKKRFSDEKVEFLLDLQWWNWDEEKIFNNLEKLTSERGLEQLMEPCL, encoded by the coding sequence ATGGGACCTGATAAAAGCAAACTTTATCCAAATGAAAATATAAGGACAGTTTGCTTTATAAGCAATTTACCTAAAAGGGCCAATGTTGAAATTGGAGAGTATACCTATTATAGTGATAATAAAAAGTCTCCGGAGAAGTTTTATGATCGTATAGAGCATCACTACGAGTTTCTAGGAGACAAACTAATCATAGGGAAGTTTTGTGCAATTGCAGAAGGTGTAAAGTTTATTATGAACGGTGCTAATCACAGAATGGATGGAATTACAACCTATCCTTTTAACATCTTTGGCAGTGGGTGGGAAAAGGTGACCCCTACAATAGAGCAGCTTCCTTTCAAGGGAAATACAGTAATCGGAAATGATGTTTGGATCGGCCAGAATGTTACCATTATGCCTGGGGTTAAGATTGGTGATGGTGCAATTATTGCCGCCAACTCGACTATAGTAAAAAATGTTGAACCTTATACCATACATGGTGGAAATCCAGCGAAGTTTATCAAGAAGCGATTTAGTGATGAAAAGGTTGAATTTCTGTTAGATCTTCAATGGTGGAACTGGGATGAGGAGAAAATATTCAATAACCTTGAAAAGCTAACCTCAGAGAGGGGCTTAGAACAGCTAATGGAACCATGTCTTTAA